In Musa acuminata AAA Group cultivar baxijiao chromosome BXJ2-3, Cavendish_Baxijiao_AAA, whole genome shotgun sequence, the following proteins share a genomic window:
- the LOC103980032 gene encoding glutamate synthase 1 [NADH], chloroplastic isoform X3: MAAVPGSAFNLRSLPVSLPSVVNHKPSVCRGGRAVRCSAFGRAQTMHLESYFLGAKLRACERVQLWRTDGPGRSPKLRVVSPSMSLSRVPEKPLGLYDPSFDKDSCGVGFIAELSGDYSRKTVADALEMLLRMSHRGACGCETNTGDGAGILVALPHEFFKEVIKDVGIQLPPPGQYAVGMFFLPTDDGRRKESKVVFAKVAESLGHVVLGWRSVPTDNRDLGVSALQTEPIIEQVFLAPSSRSSADFEQQMYILRRVSMVAIRDALNLQYGGAKDFYICSLSSRTVVYKGQLKPVQLKDYYYADLGDERFTSYMALVHSRFSTNTFPSWDRAQPMRVLGHNGEINTLRGNVNWMKAREGLLKCRELDLSRNDMEKLLPIVDASSSDSGAFDGVLELLVRAGRSLPEAVMMMIPEAWQNENNMDPDKKALYEYFSALMEPWDGPALISFTDGHYLGATLDRNGLRPGRFYITHSGRVIMASEVGVVDISPADVSRKGRLNPGMMLLVDFENHTVVDDEKLKKQYSQARPYREWLKRQKISLEEIVNSYPKSDRIPPSIFGTAPAQNHDENMENMGICGLLAPLKAFGYTTEALDMLLLPMAKDATEALGSMGNDAPLAVMSNREKLSFEYFKQMFAQVTNPPIDPIREKIVTSMECMIGPEGDLTETTEEQCHRLSLEGPLLSIDEMQAIKKMNYRGWRSKVLDITYPKKHGRKGLEETLDRICLEACDAIHGGYTTLVLSDRGFSSDRVAVSSLLAVGAVHQHLVSTLERTRIGLLVESAEPREVHHFCTLVGFGADAICPYLAIETIWRLKIDGKISPRADGKFHSREDLVKRYFKASNYGMMKVLAKMGISTLASYKGAQIFEALGLSSEVIQKCFKGTPSRVEGATFEMLAGDALRLHELAFPTRVLPLGSAEALALPNPGDYHWRKGGEVHLNDPLAIAKLQEAARANSVAAYKEYSRCIQELNKTCNLRGMLKFKDVCAKIALDEVEPASEIVKRFCTGAMSYGSISLETHTTLAIAMNKIGGKSNTGEGGEQPSRMKPYSDGSMNLERSAIKQVASGRFGVTSYYLTNADELQIKMAQGAKPGEGGELPGHKVIGDIAVTRNSIAGVGLISPPPHHDIYSIEDLAQLIHDLKNSNPGARISVKLVSEAGVGVIASGAVKGHADHVLISGHDGGTGASRWTGIKNAGLPWELGLAETHQTLVANDLRGRTVLQTDGQLKTGRDVAIAALLGAEEFGFSTAPLITLGCIMMRKCHQNTCPVGIATQDPVLREKFAGEPQHVINFFFMLAEEVREIMSQLGFRTINEMVGRVDMLEIDKELIKSNEKLGNINLSLLLRPAADIRPGAAQYCIQKQDHGLEMAIDQELISLSKAALEKGLPVYIEKPICNVNRAVGTMLSHEVTKQYQLNGLPSDTIHIKLVGSAGQSLGAFLCPGITLELEGDSNDYVGKGLSGGKIIVYPPRESQFDPKENIVIGNVALYGATSGEAYFSGMAAERFCVRNSGARTVVEGIGDHGCEYMTGGIVVILGKTGRNFAAGMSGGIAYVSDVDGMFHTRCNLELVDLEKVEDEADITTLRMMIQQHQRHTSSVLAREVLCNFGALLPKFVKVFPRDYKRVLQKFKIEQAAKEAKEQEEKEMMEKDAFEELKKLATVSLNGKKAEELAAPKRPTLVDNAVKHRGFIAYERQGISYRDPNDRIKDWKEVFMESEPGPLMKTQSARCMDCGTPFCHQETSGCPLGNKIPEFNELVHQNRWREAVDRLLETNNFPEFTGRVCPAPCEGSCVLGIIENPVSIKSIECAIIDKAFEEGWMVPRPPQQRTGKRVAIVGSGPAGLAAADQLNKMGHLVTVYERADRIGGLMMYGVPNMKADKVGIVQRRVDLMTAEGVKFVVNANVGIDPTYSLNRLRGENDAIVLACGATKPRDLPVPGRELSGIHFAMEFLHANTKSLLDSNLRDGKYLSAKGKKVIVIGGGDTGTDCVATSIRHGCNNMINLELLSKPPQERAPGNPWPQWPRIFRVDYGHQEASAKFRKDPRCYEVLTKRFVGDENGAVKGLETVRVHWERDSSGKFQFDEIKGSEEMIEADLVLLAMGFLGPESTIADQLGLERDKRSNFKADYGRFLTSVEGVFAVGDCRRGQSLVVWAINEGRQAASQIDKYLMLLASRETPYF, from the exons ATGGCGGCAGTCCCAGGGTCCGCCTTTAACCTACGAAGCCTACCGGTGTCTCTCCCTTCCGTCGTCAACCATAAGCCTAGTGTCTGCCGCGGCGGTAGAGCTGTGCGATGCTCTGCCTTCGGACGAGCTCAGACGATGCATTTGGAGAGCTATTTTCTCGGGGCGAAGCTTCGAGCATGTGAACGTGTTCAGCTGTGGCGGACGGATGGCCCCGGACGTTCTCCGAAGCTGAGGGTCGTCTCTCCATCAATGTCCCTGTCTAGGGTGCCGGAGAAGCCCCTCGGTCTCTATGATCCATCCTTCGATAAAGATTCTTGTGGTGTTGGTTTTATTGCCGAGCTCTCCGGCGACTATAGCCGGAAAACT GTCGCTGATGCTTTGGAGATGCTGCTAAGAATGAGCCATCGCGGGGCATGTGGCTGTGAGACTAACACAGGTGATGGAGCTGGCATTCTTGTAGCGCTCCCTCATGAGTTCTTCAAGGAG GTGATCAAGGATGTGGGGATTCAACTGCCACCACCCGGTCAATATGCAGTTGGCATGTTTTTCTTGCCAACAGATGACGGTCGCAGGAAGGAAAGCAAAGTTGTTTTTGCTAAG GTAGCAGAATCTTTGGGACATGTGGTTCTTGGCTGGCGCAGTGTACCGACAGATAATAGAGATCTGGGTGTGTCTGCACTACAGACAGAGCCTATCATCGAACAAGTTTTCCTTGCTCCAAGTTCACGGTCGAGTGCTGATTTTGAGCAACAG ATGTACATATTGCGGCGGGTTTCAATGGTAGCCATTCGAGATGCTCTGAATCTGCAGTATGGTGGAGCTAAGGACTTCTATATATGTTCACTCTCTTCCAG GACTGTTGTTTATAAAGGTCAACTGAAACCTGTTCAATTGAAGGACTACTATTATGCAGATCTTGGAGATGAAAGGTTTACAAGTTACATGGCCCTG GTACACTCACGATTTTCCACAAATACCTTCCCTAGTTGGGATCGTGCACAACCGATGCGTGTTTTGGGTCACAATGGAGAAATCAACACATTGCGAGGAAATGTAAATTG GATGAAGGCACGGGAAGGTCTTTTAAAGTGCAGGGAACTAGACTTATCAAGGAATGATATGGAGAAACTTCTACCCATTGTTGACGCTAGCTCATCAGATTCTG GGGCATTTGATGGTGTTCTTGAACTTTTGGTCCGTGCTGGTAGAAGTCTACCCGAAGCTGTTATGATGATGATACCTGAGGCATGGCAAAATGAAAACAACATGGACCCCGATAAAAAGGCTCTGTATGAATATTTCTCTGCCCTCATGGAGCCCTGGGATGGACCTGCTCTTATATCTT TTACGGATGGTCACTATCTTGGAGCAACACTGGATCGTAATGGTCTGAGACCTGGTCGCTTTTACATCACACATAGTGGACGTGTTATCATGGCCAGTGAAGTAGGTGTCGTAGACATTAGTCCTGCAGATGTGTCGAGAAAAGGAAGGCTCAACCCTGGAATGATGCTTTTAGTGGATTTTGAAAATCATACCGTTGTTGATGATGAGAAATTGAAGAAGCAGTACTCACAAGCCAGACCATACAGGGAATGGCTTAAGAGACAAAAGATTTCTCTTGAAGAAATTGTCAATTCCTATCCTAAAAGTGATAGGATCCCTCCAAGCATATTTGGGACTGCACCA GCTCAAAATCATGATGAGAACATGGAGAATATGGGAATTTGTGGTCTTTTGGCCCCACTTAAAGCCTTTGG CTACACTACTGAAGCTTTGGATATGCTGTTGTTGCCCATGGCAAAAGATGCCACTGAAGCTCTAGGTTCTATGGGAAATGATGCTCCCTTGGCTGTGATGTCGAACAGAGAAAAACTTTCCTTTGAGTACTTTAAGCAGATGTTTGCTCAAGTTACAAACCCTCCAATTGATCCAATTCGAGAGAAAATAGTTACATCTATGGAGTGCATGATTGGTCCAGAAGGCGATCTTACTGAAACCACTGAAGAGCAGTGTCATCGCCTCTCATTGGAAGGGCCTCTTTTATCCATTGATGAAATGCAAGCTATAAAAAAGATGAACTATAGAGGTTGGCGCAGCAAGGTGCTTGACATCACATATCCCAAAAAGCATGGTCGAAAGGGTTTAGAGGAAACCCTGGACAGGATTTGCTTGGAAGCTTGTGATGCAATTCATGGGGGCTATACAACTCTTGTACTGTCTGACAGAG GTTTTTCATCTGACCGTGTTGCGGTAAGTTCCCTCTTGGCAGTTGGTGCTGTTCATCAACATCTAGTCTCAACACTAGAGAGGACACGCATTGGATTGTTAGTGGAATCTGCAGAGCCACGTGAAGTGCATCATTTTTGTACTCTTGTTGGATTTGGTGCAGATGCTATCTGCCCATATTTGGCCATAGAGACAATTTGGCGATTGAAGATTGATGGAAAAATCTCTCCTAGAGCGGATGGCAAGTTTCATTCCCGAGAGGATCTTGTCAAGAGGTACTTCAAAGCAAGCAACTATGGAATGATGAAAGTTCTCGCCAAAATGGGAATATCCACTCTTGCATCTTACAAGGGAGCACAGATTTTTGAAGCTCTAGGTCTTTCTTCTGAGGTGATCCAGAAATGCTTCAAAGGAACACCAAGTAGAGTTGAAGGTGCAACATTTGAAATGCTTGCTGGGGATGCCCTTCGTCTTCATGAATTGGCATTTCCAACCAGAGTTTTGCCACTGGGAAGCGCAGAAGCATTGGCATTGCCTAATCCTGGGGATTACCACTGGAGAAAGGGAGGTGAAGTGCACCTTAATGACCCCCTTGCAATTGCTAAGTTACAGGAGGCGGCCAGAGCTAATAGTGTTGCAGCATACAAAGAATATTCTAGGTGTATACAGGAGCTGAACAAGACATGCAATTTGCGTGGTATGCTTAAGTTTAAAGATGTTTGTGCAAAGATTGCCTTGGATGAAGTGGAACCTGCTAGCGAGATTGTTAAGCGATTCTGCACTGGAGCTATGAGTTATGGTTCAATATCATTGGAAACGCACACTACTCTAGCTATCGCAATGAATAAGATTGGAGGAAAATCTAATACTG GGGAGGGAGGTGAGCAACCTTCTCGAATGAAGCCTTATTCAGATGGTTCCATGAATCTAGAGAGGAGTGCGATTAAACAAGTGGCAAGTGGCAGGTTTGGAGTGACAAGCTACTACCTAACCAATGCTGATGAACTCCAGATAAAGATGGCTCAG GGTGCCAAGCCtggtgaaggaggagaacttccaGGTCATAAAGTTATTGGCGATATTGCGGTCACAAGAAATTCCATTGCTGGTGTGGGCCTCATTAGTCCTCCTCCTCACCATGATATATATTCAATTGAGGACCTTGCACAACTTATTCATGACCTTAAG aaCTCAAATCCAGGTGCTCGAATCAGTGTTAAACTAGTGTCTGAGGCCGGCGTTGGAGTAATTGCTAGTGGAGCTGTGAAAGGGCATGCGGACCATGTTTTGATTTCTGGCCATGATGGAGGCACCGGAGCTTCTCGTTGGACTGGAATTAAAAATGCAGGGCTTCCTTGGGAGCTGGGGTTGGCAGAGACACATCAGACTCTAGTTGCAAATGACCTCCGTGGCCGAACAGTCCTGCAAACTGATGGCCAGTTGAAAACAGGCAGAGATGTTGCAATTGCTGCTTTACTTGGTGCAGAGGAGTTTGGTTTCAGCACTGCACCTCTGATAACTCTTGGTTGCATTATGATGCGAAAATGCCACCAGAATACTTGCCCAGTTGGCATtgccactcaagatcctgtactTCGAGAAAAATTTGCTGGGGAACCTCAGCATGTCATAAACTTCTTTTTTATGCTGGCAGAGGAAGTCCGTGAGATCATGTCACAGCTGGGCTTCCGAACAATTAATGAAATGGTTGGTCGTGTTGACATGCTTGAGATTGATAAAGAGTTGATTAAGAGCAATGAAAAATTGGGAAATATCAATCTGTCATTGCTGCTTAGACCTGCAGCTGATATTCGACCAGGAGCTGCTCAATACTGCATTCAGAAACAGGATCATGGACTGGAGATGGCAATAGATCAGGAGCTTATCTCTCTATCAAAAGCTGCACTTGAAAAAGGCCTTCCTGTCTATATTGAAAAACCAATCTGTAATGTAAATCGTGCTGTTGGTACCATGCTTAGCCATGAAGTCACTAAACAGTATCAATTGAATGGGTTGCCTTCAGATACCATACATATTAAGCTAGTTGGAAGTGCTGGTCAAAGCCTAGGGGCCTTTCTATGCCCTGGAATCACCCTTGAGCTTGAAGGTGACAGCAATGACTATGTTGGGAAAGGATTATCCGGTGGCAAGATCATAGTATATCCTCCAAGAGAAAGCCAATTTGATCCAAAAGAAAATATTGTCATAGGAAATGTTGCATTATATGGAGCCACAAGCGGGGAGGCATATTTTAGTGGAATGGCAGCAGAAAGGTTCTGTGTCCGTAACTCAGGTGCTAGAACAGTTGTTGAAGGCATTGGAGATCACGGGTGTGAGTATATGACTGGTGGTATTGTTGTTATTCTTGGAAAAACTGGGAGAAACTTTGCTGCAGGTATGAGCGGTGGAATCGCTTATGTTTCTGATGTCGATGGGATGTTTCATACAAGATGTAATCTTGAATTGGTCGATCTTGAAAAGGTTGAGGATGAGGCAGATATAACAACATTGAGAATGATGATACAGCAACATCAGCGTCATACGAGCAGTGTGTTAGCAAGAGAAGTCCTTTGCAACTTTGGCGCTTTGTTACCCAAGTTTGTGAAAGTATTTCCGAGAGACTACAAGAGAGTTCTTCAGAAATTTAAGATAGAGCAAGCTGCCAAAGAGGCCAaggaacaagaagaaaaagaaatgatgGAGAAGGATGCgtttgaagaactcaagaaattgGCAACAGTATCTTTGAATGGGAAG AAGGCAGAAGAATTAGCTGCACCAAAAAGGCCAACGTTGGTTGATAATGCTGTCAAGCATCGAGGTTTTATTGCTTATGAGCGGCAGGGTATTTCATATAGGGACCCTAATGATCGAATTAAAGATTGGAAAGAAGTTTTCATGGAATCGGAGCCTGGGCCACTAATGAAAACCCAATCTGCTCGCTGCATGGACTGTGGAACTCCTTTTTGTCATCAG GAGACTTCTGGGTGCCCTCTTGGGAATAAGATACCAGAATTTAATGAACTGGTCCATCAGAATAGGTGGCGTGAAGCTGTGGATCGGCTTTTGGAGACAAATAACTTCCCAGAATTTACTGGTCGAGTCTGCCCTGCTCCTTGTGAAGGATCATGTGTTCTCGGCATCATTGAGAATCCTGTATCTATTAAAAGCATAGAGTGTGCCATCATAGACAAGGCATTTGAAGAAGGATGGATGGTACCTCGTCCTCCACAACAGAGAACAGG AAAGAGAGTTGCCATTGTTGGTAGCGGTCCAGCTGGTCTTGCTGCTGCTGATCAGTTGAATAAAATGGGTCACTTGGTCACCGTTTATGAACGTGCTGACCGCATTGGTGGCCTAATGATGTATGGAGTTCCAAACATGAAGGCTGACAAGGTTGGGATTGTTCAGCGCCGTGTAGACCTAATGACTGCGGAAGGTGTTAAGTTTGTGGTCAATGCCAATGTTGGAATTGACCCCACGTACTCCCTCAACCGTCTTCGTGGTGAGAATGATGCAATTGTGTTGGCTTGTGGAGCTACAAAACCAAG GGATCTTCCTGTTCCTGGACGAGAGCTCTCTGGAATTCATTTTGCGATGGAGTTTCTTCATGCAAACACAAAAAGCTTGCTCGATAGCAATCTGCGGGACGGTAAATACTTATCTGCCAAGGGGAAGAAGGTGATTGTGATAGGTGGAGGAGATACAGGAACGGATTGTGTAGCGACATCCATCCGACATGGCTGCAACAACATGATAAATCTAGAACTCCTTTCTAAGCCACCTCAGGAAAGAGCACCGGGCAATCCGTGGCCCCAG TGGCCTCGTATTTTTCGAGTGGATTATGGTCACCAAGAAGCTTCAGCTAAGTTCAGAAAAGACCCACGATGCTATGAGGTCCTGACGAAGCGATTCGTGGGAGATGAAAATGGAGCTGTGAAAGGCCTGGAGACGGTACGCGTACACTGGGAACGGGATAGCAGTGGCAAATTCCAGTTTGATGAAATCAAGGGTTCGGAAGAGATGATAGAGGCCGACTTGGTTCTCTTAGCTATGGGTTTCCTTGGCCCTGAATCC ACAATTGCGGATCAGCTGGGTCTAGAGCGAGACAAGAGGTCAAACTTCAAGGCTGACTATGGGCGTTTCTTGACCAGCGTCGAGGGGGTGTTTGCTGTAGGAGACTGCAGGAGGGGGCAGTCGCTCGTGGTTTGGGCAATCAACGAGGGCCGGCAAGCCGCCTCACAGATAGACAAATATCTGATGCTTCTTGCGAGTAGGGAGACTCCATACTTTTAG